In the Candidatus Omnitrophota bacterium genome, one interval contains:
- a CDS encoding exodeoxyribonuclease III gives MKLLSWNVNGIRSVLKKGFVEFVRKHDPDVLCLQETKPPAGGFQLALKGYEEYWNPAERPGYSGTAILTKTKPLHVSLGLGIPQHDQEGRVLTAEMKDVFLVNVYVPNSKRELERLPYRTQEWDVDFLKYLKKLEKKKPVVFCGDMNVAHKEIDLTYPAANVKNHGFTPEERAGFDNIVKAGFIDTFREFQKDGGQYTWWSPMSNCRAKDIGWRIDYFCVSSSLKPRLKEAMILKDVMGSDHCPVGIVLKD, from the coding sequence ATGAAACTGTTGTCCTGGAACGTCAACGGCATCCGGTCCGTTTTGAAAAAGGGCTTCGTCGAATTTGTGCGCAAACATGACCCGGACGTCCTCTGCCTGCAGGAGACAAAGCCCCCGGCCGGAGGGTTTCAACTGGCACTCAAAGGTTATGAAGAGTATTGGAACCCGGCTGAGCGGCCCGGCTATTCCGGCACGGCGATATTGACCAAAACCAAACCGCTCCATGTCAGCCTGGGGCTCGGGATCCCCCAACACGATCAGGAAGGCCGGGTCCTCACGGCCGAGATGAAAGATGTTTTTCTTGTGAATGTCTATGTCCCCAATTCCAAGCGCGAATTGGAGCGGCTGCCTTATCGGACCCAGGAATGGGACGTGGACTTCCTTAAATACCTCAAGAAATTGGAGAAAAAGAAACCCGTTGTCTTTTGCGGGGACATGAACGTGGCCCACAAGGAAATCGACCTGACGTACCCCGCCGCCAACGTCAAGAACCACGGGTTCACCCCGGAGGAGAGGGCCGGATTCGACAACATCGTCAAGGCCGGGTTCATCGATACTTTCCGCGAGTTCCAGAAGGACGGCGGGCAGTACACCTGGTGGAGCCCGATGAGCAACTGCCGGGCCAAGGACATCGGGTGGCGGATCGACTATTTCTGCGTTTCGTCGTCGTTGAAGCCGCGGCTTAAAGAAGCCATGATCCTGAAGGACGTCATGGGGTCAGACCACTGCCCTGTTGGCATCGTGCTGAAGGATTGA
- a CDS encoding DUF3536 domain-containing protein, with protein sequence MNRFICVHGHFYQPPRENPWIEEIEQQDSAHPYHDWNKRIHAECYGPNACSRILDRELNITNIVNNYAKINFDFGPTLLSWMERHEPETYEAILEADRESCKNFSGHGAAIAQCYNHMIMPLANARDKRTQVVWGIRDFESRFGRKPEGMWLPETAVDLETLEILVERGILFTVLAPNQAKAVHRLKDKTWKDVSGTKVDPKRPYLCHLPSGKTISVFFYDGNVSHDVAFAGLLKNGEEFARRLTSCFVERREAQLVNIATDGETYGHHHGFGNMALSYCLYQIEKNPAVTLTVYGEFLEKFPPVYEAEILERSAWSCSHGVDRWRKHCGCHTGGKPGWNQEWRSPLREALDWVRDQMVPVFESQLAAYVKDPWLARDDYIEVILDRSRGNTEKFLDRHARKELFPGDKIQALKLLEMQRQAMLMYTSCGWFFDEISGIETVQIMQYAKRAMDLCREVGGPDLEGQFLEYLQKAVSNIPEYGNGAKIYEKFVKPSAVGLVRLGGHYALSALFESAGEEPESYNFTVTQQICERDQQADRKMAVGRLKAVSDITWEEKELMYAVFHLGIVDIIGGVAEYTDEKQYLLMQKDLRELFARRDIDGLRGALGNYFGPEISSLWNLFKDEQMKVLYRVLESTLSEIEKSMRQITEYHEPIIQVIKQLKMPLPKIIANTVVAMVDKDLLEVLGNDPVDFRRLEELVAEVKEWGLGIDHVTLGVVVRHRVNALMESWQASPDEIRPMETVEAILRSIKPLSFDLDLWEAQNIYFYVGNRILPELRDRRDAGDEQARQSLDVLEKVGDYLHVKIP encoded by the coding sequence ATGAATCGCTTCATTTGCGTCCACGGCCATTTTTATCAGCCCCCGCGCGAAAACCCGTGGATTGAAGAAATAGAGCAGCAGGACTCCGCGCATCCCTACCACGACTGGAACAAGCGTATCCATGCCGAGTGCTACGGCCCTAACGCGTGTTCCCGCATCCTTGACCGCGAACTGAATATCACCAACATCGTCAACAATTACGCCAAGATCAATTTTGATTTCGGCCCCACGCTGTTGTCCTGGATGGAGCGGCATGAGCCGGAGACGTATGAGGCTATCCTGGAAGCCGACCGGGAGAGTTGCAAAAATTTTTCCGGGCACGGCGCCGCGATCGCCCAGTGTTACAACCACATGATCATGCCCCTGGCCAATGCCCGCGACAAGCGCACGCAGGTCGTCTGGGGCATCCGGGATTTTGAATCCCGGTTCGGCCGCAAGCCCGAGGGGATGTGGCTGCCGGAAACGGCGGTCGACCTGGAGACCCTCGAGATCCTGGTGGAGCGCGGGATCCTGTTCACGGTCCTCGCCCCGAACCAGGCCAAGGCCGTACACCGGCTCAAGGACAAGACCTGGAAGGACGTGAGCGGCACGAAGGTGGACCCCAAGCGGCCCTACCTGTGCCATCTGCCGTCGGGAAAGACGATCAGCGTCTTTTTTTATGACGGTAACGTGTCGCATGACGTGGCGTTCGCCGGGCTATTGAAAAACGGCGAAGAGTTCGCCCGCCGGCTGACGTCGTGTTTCGTTGAACGGCGCGAGGCCCAGCTGGTGAACATCGCGACCGACGGCGAGACCTACGGACATCACCACGGGTTCGGCAACATGGCCCTGTCCTACTGCCTTTACCAAATTGAGAAAAATCCGGCGGTCACACTGACGGTTTACGGCGAGTTCCTGGAAAAATTTCCGCCGGTCTATGAAGCGGAGATCCTCGAGCGTTCCGCCTGGAGTTGTAGCCACGGGGTGGACCGCTGGCGCAAGCATTGCGGCTGCCACACCGGCGGCAAGCCGGGATGGAACCAGGAATGGCGATCCCCGCTGCGCGAAGCGCTAGACTGGGTCCGCGACCAGATGGTCCCGGTTTTTGAATCCCAGCTCGCGGCGTATGTGAAGGACCCGTGGCTGGCGAGGGATGATTATATCGAAGTCATCCTGGACCGTTCCCGCGGGAACACGGAGAAGTTCCTGGACCGGCACGCGCGCAAGGAGCTTTTTCCCGGAGATAAGATCCAGGCGCTGAAACTGCTGGAGATGCAGCGCCAGGCCATGCTCATGTATACGTCCTGCGGCTGGTTTTTCGACGAGATTTCGGGCATCGAAACCGTGCAGATCATGCAGTACGCCAAGCGGGCCATGGACCTCTGCCGGGAAGTGGGCGGGCCGGACCTGGAGGGCCAGTTCTTGGAATACCTGCAGAAGGCCGTCAGCAATATCCCCGAATACGGCAACGGCGCCAAGATTTATGAAAAATTCGTCAAGCCCTCGGCCGTAGGCCTTGTCCGCCTGGGCGGGCATTACGCCCTGTCGGCGCTTTTTGAATCTGCAGGGGAGGAGCCCGAGTCCTACAATTTCACCGTGACCCAGCAGATCTGCGAACGCGACCAGCAGGCCGACCGGAAGATGGCCGTTGGACGGCTCAAGGCCGTGTCCGACATCACCTGGGAGGAAAAAGAATTGATGTACGCGGTCTTTCACCTGGGGATCGTTGACATCATCGGCGGAGTGGCGGAATACACGGATGAGAAGCAGTATCTCCTCATGCAGAAAGACCTCCGCGAATTGTTCGCCCGGAGGGATATCGACGGTTTGCGCGGCGCCCTGGGAAACTATTTTGGCCCGGAGATTTCGAGTCTATGGAATCTGTTCAAGGACGAGCAGATGAAGGTCTTGTACCGGGTCCTGGAATCCACCCTGTCCGAGATCGAGAAATCCATGAGGCAGATCACGGAATACCATGAGCCGATCATCCAGGTGATCAAACAGCTCAAGATGCCTCTCCCGAAGATCATCGCCAATACCGTTGTGGCGATGGTGGATAAGGACCTCCTGGAAGTCCTGGGCAATGATCCGGTCGATTTCCGCCGGCTGGAAGAGCTGGTGGCCGAGGTGAAGGAGTGGGGGCTGGGGATCGATCACGTCACTCTGGGGGTCGTGGTCCGGCACCGGGTGAATGCCCTGATGGAATCCTGGCAGGCGTCGCCGGATGAGATCCGGCCGATGGAGACCGTGGAAGCGATCCTGCGTTCCATTAAGCCGTTGTCCTTTGACCTGGACCTGTGGGAGGCCCAGAATATTTATTTTTATGTCGGAAACCGGATCCTGCCCGAATTGCGCGACCGCCGGGACGCCGGTGACGAACAGGCGCGGCAGTCTCTGGACGTGCTGGAGAAGGTCGGCGATTACCTGCATGTCAAAATTCCTTAG
- a CDS encoding UPF0489 family protein — protein sequence MTRPFDIPALQAHYSGFFIDRPVGNNAFSFEQRKNRRIFVAPLIEGGEKDLAVGELPAFSEIQDGREMNRPGLKNFVHLSRQSQDIFIFDNHNHAFFFWAAALKGGRMAVGLPLVHVDQHRDTREPPSLPSVVMGKGMDLRPVFEYTNFVLNVGNFIRPALSLGMFSTLQIVDSRAAFAEKPPLSYVLDLDMDIFSDEMNYIPEDLKREKIRDLIAGAALVTVATSPYFMDQARAVELIREILS from the coding sequence ATGACCCGTCCGTTCGACATCCCGGCTTTGCAAGCGCATTACAGCGGATTCTTTATCGACCGCCCGGTCGGGAACAACGCGTTCTCCTTTGAGCAGAGAAAAAACCGGCGGATCTTTGTCGCCCCGCTGATCGAAGGGGGCGAAAAGGATCTCGCGGTCGGGGAGCTTCCCGCTTTCAGCGAGATCCAGGACGGCCGGGAGATGAACAGACCGGGGCTCAAGAATTTTGTGCATCTCTCCCGTCAAAGTCAGGATATTTTCATTTTTGATAACCACAACCACGCCTTTTTCTTTTGGGCCGCGGCGCTCAAGGGTGGTAGAATGGCTGTCGGGTTGCCGCTTGTTCATGTGGACCAGCACCGGGACACGCGGGAGCCGCCGTCCCTGCCGTCCGTTGTGATGGGGAAGGGGATGGACCTGCGGCCGGTCTTTGAATACACGAATTTTGTCCTGAATGTCGGAAATTTTATCAGGCCGGCGCTGTCCCTGGGGATGTTTTCCACTTTGCAGATTGTTGACAGCCGCGCCGCGTTTGCCGAGAAGCCGCCGTTGTCCTATGTCCTGGACCTGGACATGGATATTTTTTCCGACGAAATGAATTACATCCCGGAGGACCTTAAAAGGGAAAAGATCCGGGATCTGATCGCCGGCGCGGCTCTGGTCACTGTCGCGACGAGTCCATATTTCATGGACCAGGCCAGGGCCGTTGAGCTGATCCGGGAGATCCTGTCCTGA
- a CDS encoding ABC transporter permease gives MAYSLLYEIWSKSMKHTFLTPLSENEFLFGSWLIGIARGLVIFGLLGLAAFALFGFRFPPLGVTLIFLSGLFGSSLLLGILVSVLLLLFGQKADITAWMFAYLFMLLCGIYYPIDTLPPFFFYLAQAVPLTYFLEYFRQGFGFDPVVPHSLLKGFSLTALYLLAGLGLLKWSFHQARKKGIIVRLSE, from the coding sequence GTGGCGTATAGCCTTCTCTACGAGATCTGGTCCAAGAGCATGAAGCACACGTTCCTGACCCCGCTTTCGGAGAATGAATTTTTGTTCGGCTCGTGGCTGATCGGGATCGCGCGCGGGCTTGTGATCTTCGGGCTTCTGGGGCTGGCCGCGTTCGCCCTGTTCGGGTTCCGGTTCCCGCCGCTCGGCGTCACGTTGATCTTTCTCTCGGGTCTTTTCGGCAGTTCGTTGCTCTTGGGCATTCTGGTGAGCGTTCTTCTGCTCCTTTTCGGCCAGAAGGCCGACATCACGGCCTGGATGTTCGCGTACCTGTTCATGCTCCTCTGCGGGATCTATTATCCGATCGACACGCTGCCGCCGTTCTTTTTTTATCTGGCCCAGGCGGTGCCGCTCACGTATTTTCTGGAATATTTCCGCCAGGGTTTCGGGTTCGATCCGGTCGTCCCGCATTCGCTGCTCAAGGGCTTCAGCCTGACCGCGCTTTATTTGCTGGCCGGGCTGGGGCTATTGAAATGGTCTTTCCATCAGGCGCGCAAGAAGGGGATCATTGTGCGGCTGTCGGAATGA
- the elbB gene encoding isoprenoid biosynthesis glyoxalase ElbB codes for MNKANFRMAVVLSGCGVKDGSEIHEAVLSLLAVVRAGGAYQCFAPDIVQPGVVNHLSGEAMKETRRVLVEAARIARGKIKPLSEFRESEFDGLLLPGGYGASMNLCSFGTDGPGCSVNPDVEKAVKAMHRAGKPVGALCIAPVILAKVLNGVQLTVGRAPDVDAALVKMGAVPKPADCSQVVVDERNKVVTAPCYMFDADIGQVADGARNAVDAMVRLMNP; via the coding sequence ATGAACAAGGCGAATTTCCGTATGGCGGTTGTCCTGTCCGGCTGCGGGGTGAAGGACGGCTCTGAGATCCACGAGGCCGTGCTGTCCCTGCTGGCGGTCGTCCGGGCCGGCGGCGCGTATCAGTGCTTCGCCCCCGACATCGTCCAGCCCGGCGTGGTCAATCACCTCTCAGGCGAGGCGATGAAAGAAACCCGCAGGGTGCTGGTGGAGGCGGCCCGCATTGCGCGGGGGAAGATCAAGCCTTTGAGTGAATTCAGGGAGAGCGAGTTTGACGGGCTTCTCCTTCCGGGCGGTTACGGAGCGTCCATGAACCTGTGTTCGTTCGGGACGGACGGCCCCGGTTGTTCGGTCAATCCGGACGTGGAAAAGGCCGTCAAGGCCATGCACCGCGCCGGGAAACCCGTCGGGGCGCTGTGCATCGCCCCCGTGATCCTGGCCAAGGTCCTGAACGGTGTTCAACTGACGGTCGGTCGCGCGCCGGATGTGGACGCCGCGTTGGTCAAGATGGGCGCCGTGCCGAAACCGGCGGATTGTTCCCAAGTGGTCGTGGATGAAAGAAATAAAGTCGTGACCGCGCCTTGTTACATGTTCGACGCCGACATCGGCCAGGTCGCCGACGGCGCCCGGAACGCCGTTGACGCGATGGTCCGGCTGATGAACCCGTGA
- a CDS encoding TIGR02206 family membrane protein, translating into MDSEFRLFSIAHGAALAVILGTALLLVVLARSPRISGRLRLADFFLAGLLLANEFLWWGIAIAKGFWQANWGLPLQICDLAIFASAYCLFRHHQLIWELAYFWGLGATLQALITPDLHVSFPQYYFFKFFITHGCIVIAVIYLAAGLRRPILFSSALRVWVITNVYALFVIVFNALTGANYLYLMRKPAQPSLLDYLGPWPVYLLGLEALLVLSLGFYYLPYVFVNRRTQRHDQT; encoded by the coding sequence TTGGACAGTGAATTCCGACTTTTCAGCATAGCCCATGGGGCCGCTCTGGCCGTGATCCTGGGGACCGCGTTGCTGCTGGTTGTTCTCGCGCGCAGTCCCCGGATTTCCGGGCGGTTAAGGCTGGCCGACTTTTTCCTGGCCGGTCTTTTGCTGGCGAACGAATTCCTCTGGTGGGGGATCGCCATCGCGAAAGGCTTTTGGCAGGCCAACTGGGGACTTCCTCTCCAGATCTGCGACCTGGCCATTTTTGCCAGCGCCTATTGCCTCTTCCGCCATCATCAGCTGATTTGGGAGCTGGCGTACTTTTGGGGGCTGGGCGCGACCCTGCAGGCCCTGATCACTCCCGATCTCCATGTCTCATTCCCGCAGTATTATTTTTTTAAATTTTTCATTACGCACGGCTGTATCGTGATCGCGGTGATCTATCTCGCCGCCGGGCTCCGGCGTCCGATCCTTTTTTCTTCCGCGCTCAGGGTCTGGGTCATCACCAACGTTTACGCGCTGTTTGTCATTGTGTTCAACGCACTGACGGGCGCCAATTATTTGTATTTGATGCGCAAGCCCGCGCAACCGTCGTTGCTTGACTATCTGGGACCATGGCCGGTTTATCTACTGGGTTTGGAGGCGCTCCTGGTCCTTTCTCTGGGATTTTATTATTTGCCGTATGTCTTTGTGAACCGGAGGACCCAACGTCATGACCAAACCTGA
- a CDS encoding glutathione S-transferase N-terminal domain-containing protein translates to MMKLLYTKRSPYARKVRVLALEKDIKLDLVEEDLAQKSERLIKANPLGKIPALLLDSGETICDSPVICEYLDALKGPALIPPEGPDRFKVLTLASIADGLMDIAVAAYLEKVRHPDNSNTAFIKNQEDGVRRTLALLETRLGELQKLSLASIAVACAVAYVNFRLPHAGPAHGHPKLAAWLEEFSRRPSMQQTQPS, encoded by the coding sequence ATGATGAAACTGCTCTACACAAAACGTTCGCCGTACGCGCGCAAGGTGCGTGTTTTGGCTTTGGAAAAAGACATCAAGCTGGATCTGGTGGAGGAGGACCTCGCCCAGAAATCCGAACGGCTCATCAAAGCCAACCCTTTAGGAAAGATCCCGGCGCTGCTTCTGGATTCCGGTGAGACGATCTGCGACAGCCCGGTGATTTGCGAATACCTCGATGCCCTGAAAGGGCCGGCCTTGATCCCGCCCGAGGGGCCAGACCGTTTCAAGGTCCTGACGCTGGCCTCCATAGCCGACGGGCTGATGGATATCGCGGTCGCCGCTTACCTGGAAAAGGTCCGCCATCCGGACAATTCTAATACCGCCTTCATTAAGAACCAGGAAGACGGCGTCCGCCGGACCCTGGCGCTCCTGGAGACGCGGCTCGGAGAACTGCAGAAGCTTTCCCTGGCTTCGATCGCTGTAGCGTGCGCGGTCGCTTATGTCAACTTCCGTTTGCCCCATGCCGGCCCGGCCCACGGGCATCCGAAGCTGGCGGCTTGGCTCGAAGAGTTCTCCCGGCGTCCCAGTATGCAGCAAACCCAGCCTTCCTAA
- a CDS encoding ABC transporter ATP-binding protein has product MNTAIRVRHVSKSFVSQSAGHKTIKALDDVSLDVRKGEILGVLGPNGAGKTTFLNILSTLLLPDAGEIEILGIRSTPRNINRLRRLLNMSSGYPNYPWSLTVEENLKFYGWLYGLRGRDLARKIGALAEVFELGDFLKTRFDELSSGTKQKLSLAKALINDPKIIFLDEPTVGLDPDVAVRTRELVLRIIRESGVTVILTTHYMHEAEQMCHRIAFIRKGRLLRLASPEELKSAHRKDDLEQVFIELAHSPAEATAGAALPVLLPAGAGDDGPRDNAWACASGWVLRCLAFAYRNFLIAIRNIFAYVELIFWPVVSLVSIGLLGNYLELGDKALAFILTGAIAGGIL; this is encoded by the coding sequence ATGAATACTGCCATCAGGGTCCGGCATGTTTCCAAGTCGTTTGTTTCCCAATCGGCCGGACATAAAACCATAAAAGCTCTGGATGACGTGAGCCTGGACGTGCGTAAGGGCGAGATCCTCGGCGTTCTCGGCCCCAACGGCGCGGGCAAGACCACATTCCTGAACATCCTCTCGACGCTCCTTTTGCCGGACGCCGGCGAGATCGAGATTCTCGGCATCCGTTCGACCCCCCGCAACATCAACCGCCTGCGGCGCCTCCTGAACATGTCCTCGGGTTATCCCAACTATCCGTGGAGCCTCACCGTCGAGGAAAATTTGAAATTTTACGGATGGCTTTACGGCCTGCGCGGCCGCGACCTGGCGAGAAAGATCGGCGCGCTGGCCGAGGTCTTTGAGCTGGGAGATTTTTTAAAGACCCGGTTCGACGAGCTCTCCAGCGGGACCAAGCAGAAACTGTCCCTGGCCAAGGCCTTGATCAACGACCCGAAGATCATTTTTCTTGACGAACCCACCGTCGGCCTGGACCCGGACGTCGCGGTCCGCACGCGCGAGCTGGTTTTGCGGATCATCCGGGAATCGGGCGTGACCGTGATCCTGACGACGCATTACATGCACGAGGCCGAGCAGATGTGCCACAGGATCGCGTTCATCCGCAAAGGCCGTTTGCTCCGGCTGGCGTCCCCGGAAGAACTGAAATCCGCGCACCGCAAGGACGATTTGGAGCAGGTCTTTATCGAACTGGCCCACTCCCCGGCGGAGGCGACGGCCGGCGCGGCCTTGCCCGTCCTTTTGCCGGCGGGGGCCGGCGATGATGGCCCCCGGGACAACGCGTGGGCCTGCGCGTCCGGCTGGGTCCTCCGCTGCCTCGCCTTTGCCTACCGCAATTTTTTGATCGCCATCCGGAACATCTTCGCTTACGTGGAATTGATCTTTTGGCCGGTGGTGAGCCTTGTCTCCATCGGCCTTCTGGGGAATTACCTGGAGCTGGGCGACAAGGCCCTGGCCTTCATCCTGACCGGCGCGATCGCCGGCGGGATTTTGTAG
- a CDS encoding FHA domain-containing protein, translated as MAKIVVELYGPGPVPRAYCLVNVFPVRIGRGYDNDVILYDPHVCARHVVLTEDEEGWLLEDISAHNGVEINGVKSVSKSVRIRSGDEVVVGQTRLRFVAPDHPVSSALRLATASKALEWLKRPWALLALTAALMAIEAFDKYIKTFEDQDFSRYLLRISILPVLVVAWGSGWAFVGQLLRHRPQFRAQYNLTAVLVILAYLGTAFSNYLGYLLSSNMVESVTRSILGVGQIVLLLYGNLSFATRLSFKKKLVPAILIAVAVHTLALFSNLSRQGDFRSAPDFCNCLKPTVLNPDARTTAAQFMKKNEQVFADLEEELKKAKKKTP; from the coding sequence ATGGCAAAAATAGTCGTTGAATTATACGGGCCAGGCCCTGTCCCCCGCGCTTACTGTTTGGTCAACGTCTTTCCGGTGCGCATCGGCCGGGGATACGACAACGATGTCATTCTCTATGACCCTCATGTTTGCGCCCGCCATGTCGTCCTGACGGAGGACGAGGAGGGGTGGCTCCTGGAAGACATCAGCGCCCACAACGGCGTTGAGATCAACGGCGTGAAAAGCGTCTCCAAGAGCGTCCGGATCCGGTCCGGTGACGAGGTTGTGGTCGGCCAGACACGCCTGAGGTTTGTCGCCCCTGACCACCCCGTTTCGTCCGCCCTGCGGCTGGCGACGGCCAGTAAAGCGCTGGAATGGCTGAAACGACCTTGGGCGCTTTTAGCGTTGACGGCGGCCCTGATGGCCATTGAGGCCTTTGACAAATACATCAAGACCTTTGAGGACCAGGATTTCAGCCGGTATTTACTTCGGATTTCGATCCTCCCGGTGCTGGTCGTCGCTTGGGGCAGCGGCTGGGCGTTCGTCGGCCAGCTTCTGCGGCACCGACCGCAATTCCGCGCTCAATACAACCTGACGGCCGTTTTGGTTATCCTCGCCTATCTGGGCACGGCGTTCAGCAACTATCTCGGGTATCTTCTCAGCAGCAACATGGTGGAAAGCGTCACCCGTTCGATTTTGGGCGTGGGGCAGATCGTCCTGCTGCTGTATGGCAACCTGTCGTTCGCGACCCGCCTTTCGTTCAAGAAAAAACTGGTCCCGGCCATCCTGATCGCGGTTGCGGTCCATACCCTGGCTCTTTTTTCCAACCTCAGCCGCCAGGGGGATTTCCGTTCCGCCCCGGATTTTTGCAACTGTCTGAAGCCGACGGTCCTTAACCCCGACGCCCGGACAACCGCCGCCCAGTTCATGAAGAAAAACGAACAGGTCTTTGCCGACCTGGAGGAAGAATTGAAAAAAGCCAAGAAAAAAACGCCCTGA
- a CDS encoding glutathione S-transferase family protein, whose translation MSEFTLVIGNKNYSSWSMRPWLVMRHFGIPFDEIVIPLGRPDSKTRILEHSPSGKVPVLKHKGILVWESVAILEYLADVFPDKGLWPPDIRARAAARAVSAQMHAGFVDMRKNFPMNVRARKPDKIRTPEAMKDVEEVIRLWEDCRKEFGGGGDFLFGEFSIADGMYAPVIWRFRTYGIELNGAARKYSEAMLDLPAMKEWKDLADKEPFAMS comes from the coding sequence ATGAGCGAATTCACCCTGGTCATCGGCAATAAAAATTATTCTTCCTGGTCCATGCGGCCCTGGCTGGTGATGAGGCATTTCGGCATCCCTTTCGATGAGATCGTGATCCCGCTGGGCCGGCCGGACAGCAAAACCAGGATCTTGGAGCATTCCCCCTCGGGCAAGGTCCCTGTCTTGAAGCACAAGGGGATCCTCGTGTGGGAATCCGTCGCGATCCTGGAATACCTGGCGGACGTTTTTCCGGACAAGGGATTGTGGCCGCCGGACATCAGGGCCAGGGCCGCGGCGCGGGCCGTCAGCGCCCAGATGCACGCGGGGTTTGTGGACATGCGCAAGAATTTTCCGATGAACGTGCGGGCGCGCAAGCCCGATAAAATCCGGACACCCGAAGCCATGAAGGACGTCGAAGAGGTCATCCGGCTTTGGGAGGACTGCCGCAAGGAGTTCGGCGGGGGAGGGGACTTTTTGTTCGGGGAGTTTTCAATTGCCGACGGGATGTATGCCCCGGTGATCTGGCGGTTCCGCACTTACGGGATCGAGCTCAACGGCGCGGCGAGGAAATATTCTGAGGCCATGCTGGACCTCCCGGCCATGAAAGAGTGGAAAGACCTGGCGGACAAAGAACCGTTCGCCATGTCTTAA
- a CDS encoding DUF2203 domain-containing protein produces the protein MMFKKYFTPKEANRRLPLVRKIVAEILADGKALRKLFEDDKAPDLSSRCQEIEDRMVSLMRELEALGCYYKDWNFEIGLVDFPARVDGEEALLCWRSDEPEVLWYHGLDDGYAGRKPVPEQWLFGDQLGGEKA, from the coding sequence ATGATGTTTAAAAAATACTTCACGCCCAAGGAAGCCAACCGCCGCCTGCCGCTGGTGCGCAAGATCGTGGCCGAGATCCTGGCCGACGGAAAGGCCTTGCGAAAGCTGTTCGAGGACGATAAGGCCCCTGACCTTTCTTCCCGGTGCCAGGAGATCGAAGACCGGATGGTGTCCCTGATGCGCGAACTGGAGGCCCTGGGCTGTTATTACAAGGACTGGAATTTTGAGATCGGGCTGGTGGATTTTCCCGCGCGGGTTGACGGGGAGGAGGCCCTTCTGTGCTGGCGCAGTGACGAGCCGGAAGTTCTCTGGTACCACGGTCTCGATGACGGCTACGCCGGCCGCAAACCGGTCCCGGAACAATGGCTGTTCGGCGATCAACTCGGAGGAGAAAAGGCATGA